The following coding sequences lie in one Microbacterium sp. XT11 genomic window:
- a CDS encoding glycosyltransferase, giving the protein MPARVHAIIVARPGASARAQLLRTLDALRSQTRPVDAVTLVVCGDAASARDSEAVKGAVEGIIEARGSTSFAEAVELGRSRVEAGSAVWLLAHDTAPHPRALERLVGGLERFPSAAIIAPKLVQSDDDREIASLGVSMTRLRPPVELAAGELDQGQHDGRDDALGSDIRGVLIRAELTEALRPDPALAGADEGLDLGVRARLGGGRVVLVPSARVSVSPDGPAALPAGASRRAYATRTAQLHRRLAYAPAFALPLHWLSLLPLALWRSITHLIGKRPEAVAPEWGAALTAMARFGAVARSRRTLKAFRTMSWASIAPLRVTRGELRRRLDDGHGSEGGALSELRFFSGGGAWAVLAALVVSVAAFTALLAWPVLWGGALLPLRTTVAALWADATWGLRGVGVHVVGPADPFAGVIAVLGSLWPGAPSFSLVLLWILALPLAVLGGWFAATRVTDRAGLRIFAGVVWALAPTFLTALVDGRPTGVLVHLLLPWLFHSAVVAHRSWGAAGAASLAFAAVTACAPSLAPALLLLWMIALGITLARARFRGAVRLLWLPVPAVALFLPLVVWQLAHGSVAALLGDPGFIWAGPQASADPTGRLALATGFPTSDFAHWATVVGGPIGSWAGMLLAPLGLLALASAVAPRWRAGVTLLVVAVSGLTTAFLAVGVTVSFAQGTPVAIWPGAALSLAWIGVVGAALVTLDTMLTVPRVRVLSATIAAVAVVVCAGPALAAFHGKYSQLTDGPESTLPAYVAAEARADRPVGTLVLTPRPDGALALDVVWGASETLGAQSTLLSTATRPQGEDITTLSVDLLSSRDFDAAARLGEVGIGYVLLANGTDDEGDRARSLRTSAVTALNQRPGFVQAGKTDRGVLWRIEQEAAEPEGLTAGQHATSRLVSTVQLVILVAALLLSIPTRASRRAARSRSRIVGRAPEEPLVLPRHHDEDDEAIVRDRVADGTGAEGTGADGTGGGTGADGTGAGEAALAGSAGDDAQAPASAARHDTTSGTEDVR; this is encoded by the coding sequence ATGCCAGCCCGAGTTCATGCCATCATCGTCGCGCGCCCCGGAGCATCCGCCCGCGCGCAGCTGCTCCGCACTCTGGATGCCCTGCGCTCTCAGACGAGGCCGGTGGATGCCGTCACCCTCGTGGTGTGCGGTGACGCGGCGTCTGCGCGAGACAGTGAAGCCGTGAAGGGCGCCGTCGAGGGGATCATCGAAGCCAGGGGGAGCACCTCCTTCGCTGAGGCGGTCGAGCTCGGACGGTCGCGCGTCGAGGCGGGGAGCGCCGTGTGGCTGCTCGCGCATGACACGGCGCCGCACCCGCGCGCGCTCGAACGGCTCGTCGGCGGGCTGGAGCGGTTCCCGTCCGCTGCGATCATCGCCCCCAAGCTGGTGCAGTCCGACGACGACCGCGAGATCGCGTCCCTCGGGGTGAGCATGACTCGGCTCCGCCCCCCCGTCGAACTGGCGGCGGGCGAACTCGACCAGGGGCAGCACGACGGCCGTGACGACGCGCTCGGCTCCGATATCCGAGGCGTGCTCATCCGCGCGGAGCTGACCGAGGCGCTGCGTCCCGACCCGGCCCTCGCGGGCGCGGACGAGGGCCTCGACCTCGGCGTCCGTGCGCGTCTGGGAGGGGGACGGGTGGTGCTCGTCCCCTCCGCACGGGTCTCGGTGTCGCCCGACGGGCCGGCCGCGCTTCCGGCAGGTGCGAGCAGGAGGGCATACGCCACGCGTACCGCTCAGCTGCACCGCCGGCTCGCGTACGCGCCGGCGTTCGCGCTGCCGCTGCACTGGCTCTCCCTCCTTCCGCTCGCGCTGTGGCGATCGATCACGCATCTCATCGGCAAGCGGCCCGAGGCCGTCGCTCCGGAGTGGGGCGCCGCACTGACGGCGATGGCCCGATTCGGAGCCGTCGCACGCTCACGCCGCACACTCAAGGCGTTCCGCACCATGAGCTGGGCCAGCATCGCGCCGCTGCGGGTGACGAGGGGCGAGCTGCGTCGTCGGCTCGACGACGGTCACGGCAGCGAGGGCGGCGCGCTGAGCGAGCTCCGCTTCTTCTCCGGCGGAGGAGCCTGGGCTGTGCTGGCCGCGCTCGTCGTCAGCGTCGCGGCGTTCACGGCGCTCCTCGCCTGGCCGGTTCTCTGGGGAGGGGCACTGCTCCCGCTGCGGACCACCGTGGCGGCGCTCTGGGCCGACGCGACGTGGGGCCTGCGCGGCGTCGGGGTGCATGTGGTCGGCCCGGCCGATCCCTTCGCGGGCGTGATCGCTGTGCTGGGCTCGCTGTGGCCGGGCGCTCCGTCGTTCTCGCTCGTGCTGCTGTGGATCCTCGCCCTTCCGCTCGCGGTGCTCGGCGGATGGTTCGCCGCGACGCGCGTGACCGACCGCGCCGGGCTCCGCATCTTCGCCGGCGTCGTGTGGGCGCTGGCCCCGACGTTCCTCACCGCGCTCGTCGACGGTCGTCCGACCGGGGTGCTCGTGCACCTCCTGCTGCCGTGGCTGTTCCACTCGGCGGTCGTCGCACACCGGTCGTGGGGCGCTGCCGGGGCGGCTTCGCTCGCCTTCGCCGCCGTCACGGCCTGTGCGCCGTCGCTGGCCCCCGCTCTTCTCCTGCTCTGGATGATCGCGCTCGGCATCACGCTGGCGAGAGCACGGTTCCGCGGCGCCGTGCGCCTGCTCTGGCTTCCGGTGCCCGCGGTCGCGCTGTTCTTGCCGCTCGTCGTGTGGCAGCTCGCCCACGGCAGCGTCGCCGCGCTGCTCGGCGATCCGGGATTCATCTGGGCCGGCCCTCAGGCGAGCGCCGACCCGACGGGCCGCCTGGCCCTCGCGACCGGTTTCCCGACGTCGGACTTCGCGCACTGGGCGACGGTCGTCGGGGGCCCGATCGGCTCGTGGGCAGGGATGCTGCTCGCCCCCCTCGGCCTCCTCGCCCTCGCGTCGGCCGTCGCACCGCGATGGCGGGCGGGCGTGACGCTGCTCGTGGTGGCCGTGAGCGGCCTGACGACGGCGTTCCTCGCGGTGGGCGTCACCGTCTCCTTCGCCCAGGGCACGCCGGTCGCGATCTGGCCGGGCGCCGCGCTCAGCCTGGCCTGGATCGGCGTCGTCGGAGCCGCCCTCGTCACCCTCGACACCATGCTCACGGTGCCGCGGGTGCGCGTGCTGAGCGCGACGATCGCTGCGGTCGCCGTGGTGGTCTGCGCCGGTCCCGCACTCGCCGCATTCCACGGAAAGTACTCTCAACTCACCGACGGTCCGGAGTCGACGCTCCCGGCGTACGTCGCGGCGGAGGCCAGGGCCGATCGCCCCGTCGGCACCCTCGTGCTCACTCCGCGACCGGACGGAGCGCTCGCGCTCGACGTCGTGTGGGGGGCGAGCGAGACCCTCGGGGCTCAGTCCACGCTGCTGTCCACCGCCACCCGTCCGCAGGGCGAGGACATCACGACACTGTCGGTGGACCTGCTGTCTTCGCGTGACTTCGATGCCGCCGCTCGTCTCGGCGAGGTCGGGATCGGGTACGTGCTGCTCGCGAACGGCACGGACGACGAGGGCGACCGCGCGCGGTCGCTGCGCACGTCGGCGGTGACGGCTCTGAACCAGCGACCCGGGTTCGTGCAGGCGGGCAAGACCGATCGCGGAGTTCTCTGGCGGATCGAGCAGGAGGCGGCGGAGCCCGAAGGACTCACCGCGGGCCAGCACGCCACGTCCCGACTCGTGTCGACCGTGCAGCTGGTGATCCTGGTGGCCGCCCTGCTGCTGTCCATCCCGACGCGCGCGTCGCGGCGAGCGGCTCGTTCCCGTTCTCGCATCGTCGGCAGGGCGCCGGAGGAGCCGCTCGTGCTGCCGCGCCACCACGACGAGGACGACGAGGCGATCGTGCGCGATCGTGTCGCCGACGGCACGGGCGCAGAAGGCACGGGGGCCGACGGCACGGGCGGCGGGACGGGCGCAGACGGGACGGGCGCCGGCGAGGCTGCCCTCGCGGGGAGCGCCGGTGACGACGCGCAGGCCCCGGCGTCGGCGGCACGCCATGACACGACGAGCGGAACGGAGGACGTCCGATGA
- a CDS encoding WhiB family transcriptional regulator, translated as MTGYRSDVPENWFVDPINLGVPGVRRVDPEGDNALAWQSDALCAQTDPEAFFPEKGGSTRDAKRICTACDVRGECLEYALANDERFGIWGGLSERERRKLKRRAS; from the coding sequence ATGACGGGATACCGTTCAGACGTACCGGAGAACTGGTTCGTCGATCCGATCAACCTCGGCGTCCCCGGGGTGCGCAGGGTCGACCCTGAGGGTGACAACGCGCTGGCATGGCAGAGCGACGCACTGTGCGCGCAGACCGACCCGGAGGCCTTCTTCCCCGAGAAGGGCGGATCGACCCGCGACGCCAAGCGCATCTGCACGGCCTGCGACGTCCGAGGCGAGTGCCTGGAATACGCCCTGGCGAACGATGAGCGCTTCGGCATCTGGGGCGGCCTGTCCGAGCGCGAGCGCCGCAAGCTCAAGCGCCGCGCCAGCTGA